The window TGAGAACAAGATGCTTGTgtagtgttgtttttttcccccgacCGAAAGCGGTAATATAGATAAACGCTCTTTGACAGCAGAAGCAGCCGCGGAACGAGCGACAGGCGGTTGTTGTACTTCGGTGGCCTCGCGGTGTTGTTAGCAGCTCTCCCTTTTTCTACAAAGCGACGGTCTCTTCGGAGCTTGGCAGGGAACAATGCCTGGCAAAGCAGCGGTGGCACTCGCGCTTCAACCCAGCGCTAACGTCGTTACAGTTGAACCGCAGAAGTccttcccatttgttttgaagaaGATTATGGATATCCCTCCTCCTAATATTCTGGAGGAAGGCGAGGACGGTAAGCTTCAAATGGTGCTCAGTTTTTCCAGCTCATCTCGGTAACTTGAATCAGCTCGGTGTTTTGACGACAGCTTCAAGGCTGTTAACAAAATTAGACGCGGACGCATCAATCTAGTCCTATATGTCAAGTTGTTGAATGTATTTCTATAAAAGTATGGCCGTTAATTAGGCGAGGTCACGGCTCAGATGCCACATGTTGCCCTTAGCCAGTTTCGGCCGAGACTGCGAGGAAgcaacaaaagaacaaaaagttCTGGCTGCTGGGCGCTGGTCTCTCAGCAGGGAAACCACACTTCAGAGACACTTCATGGCAGAGTTACTGCTTCGCATTTCACCGACATgtttaacttgtgttatttgGTTTCCAGTTCGTGTGGTGGTGGTGAGTCTTTTGGTCTGTATGTGTGTAATAAACGGAACTCTTGTCTTCTCTCAGACTTCCGTGAAGCTTAATTCTGTCTTATTCTCCGCCAGATGTCACACCACCACTACTCTACTTTGCACCCAGCCTTTGTCCATCCGTGAATTGACTTTTCTTGTGTCCCAGACCCTCAAGAGTCACGTGTGCAGCTATTTACTGATGTCCTGtgtcgttgttttttttatttttttataaatgcagAGATAGAGAAAGAAAAGCTGTGCTCCACCGAGAATGTGGAAGGAGGTGGGGCTGTGGCACCCAGTGGTGGTGGAGATGctagaggaggagggggtgcaaGTAAcggagggggaggagtgtcAGCCTCCCTTACCCCCGCCATCTGGGACAAGACGATTCCTTACGACGGGGAGACCTTCCACTTGGAGTACATGGACCTGGATGAGTTCCTCCTGGAGAACGGGATCCCCGTGagcctggaggaggaggagctgctgCAGAAGACTCTGACCTCAGTGGAGGGCAAAGGCAAATGTGTTGCCAAAGTCATTCACGTAGCCACTACTTCTCCCACTCCTGCTGCAGAAGACTCCACCTCAGGACCTCCCCCCTCTCCCTCTGCGGTCACCTCAGATCCAGAGGAAACCTTGACGGTCACTACATTACAATCAGCCAAactagaggaggaggaggaggaggaggaggaagaagaaggaggagatgatgatgatgaggaggaggaggaggaagaagaagaaggacaaGAACTGGAATTGTTGTCTGAGGAGGCAACAACAGAAGtggaagtggaaaaaaaaggtaatggacattttttaaatgcacACAACCCCACCCTCTGGCGACACCACACAGCCCAGTTTAGTCGCTTCAAACTAGTTAATAGACACTTGTCTGgttcacatctttttttttttttctttttttttttttcttttgctgcttTTCAAAAGATGCTTCAGATCCGCCTCCCTAGTGAATGAAAACCCAGCCACTGGTGTTACATTAACTAATGTTACATATGTAAACGCACAGTGAAAGCACTGACCTTGGAGCCCATTTTACAGTTTCTATACATTCACCACACAAGCACTGTGATGGTTCACTCCTCTAACCTGTGAATCTCCAGAAAATGTCCAGCAAATACATTACATTTACTGTCCAGTTAATACAGCTGACACTGAAGTATTGTATAAGTACCTAATATAGTGAGAAGGTACTTTTACATTTAATTGTATGTCCTGCGTTATTcaagtttttttaaacatgttatTTAACTTACACATTTCCCTATGTACCCACAGAGCGTAATACTAGGGAACGGAACACGCCCTCCCCCATTGACCCAGAAGCCATCGAGGTGGACATTAATTTCCAGCCGGATCCCACAGACCTGGTCCTGTCCAGCGTGCCGGGGGGAGAGCTTTTCAACCCTCGTAAGCACAAGTTCTCTGATGAGGATCTGAAACCGCAGCCGATGATCAAGAAGGCCAAGAAAGTGTTTGTTCCAAATGAACAAAAGGTTGGTAGCAACAGCAGAAACTTCTAACCTACAGAATTTTTAATGAGAAGTTTATTGTTTCAGATTGAATATAAAGGCAGGGTTTCACAGTAACTTTGAAAGAGCCTGATTTTCATTCTCACCGACTTTCAATGCGTATTCCCTCAGGATGATAAATATTGGTCCAGGAGGAAGAAGAACAATATGGCAGCAAAGCGTTCCCGTGACGCACGGCGGCTGAAAGAGAACCAGATCACGGTGCGCGCCTCCTTCCTGGAGCGGgaaaacgcagcgctgaggcaGCAGGTTGCCGAGCTGCGAAAGGACTGTGGTCGCTGTAAGAACGTCGTGGCCCGCTATGAGGCGCAGTATGGCCCGAtgtaaagaaatttaaaaaaagaacaacaactcAGAATAAAACCCAAAAGGTATCATTGAGACCGAAGCAAAACACCCTTCCCCGCAGAatccaacacagacacaaacaccaaGGGAATCTAAATTTGCACTGTTGTCCACGCTGACCTCCAGTCACTGTGGTGAGCTCCAGCTGACGTCTCCAACGTGATGCTGGAGTTTTGGATGCACACTGGCAGGCAGCGAGGCATGATGGGAGCGGTGGTCACAGGAAGGCCTGTGGAGAGCGCCTGGCTCCTACACTCGGAGAGGAAGTGGACTGTTGaggttgcccccccccccaatgggCAAACACACGTGGAAGATTTGGTTTATTTCAACAGAGGTTCATCAAACAAAAAGACTAGGCCGACGCAACAGAGTCGGCCTTTTTAAATACTACACATCGTTCTTTTTATCACAACACGGCACTTCGTAGCGGACCAAATCTCGAGCAGTGTCAGTCAGAGGTGGTGTATTTGTATCGAGGCAAACTCGCCGTCGATCTCTTTTTCTTGTGTTGCACTTTATCTAATACTCTGGCTGAGGCTAAGTGAGGGAGCAGGAGTCGGGACGATGGTGTTGCCTCCGGTCTGAAGAGAGGGGGAGACCGCCGCTCACTGGGGGGAAGAAGGGAAGTCTGCGGTGTGGTTGAGTTACAGCTCTTCCCGCTCAGAACCCACATGCATGTCTTATGTGCACACAAAAACACTATTGTAAACAGCCGTGTGTATGTACAGTCATCTCCCCGTCCCATTTTGTCATGTGTGTTTTTAACGTGTAATTCATCTTTGCACTTTttcctgtttaaaaaaataagaaaacacacacatgtgGGTGAAGCAACTGGTGAAATGACCCCGTTGAACACGACCGCAGTGGGAGAAAAAGACATGCATGACCTGTAGTTTGAAGCTACTTGattattatttagttaaattcttttctttttttctactgATTTCAGATCAGATCTCAAAACCTCACataagattttttcttttttattaaagaCGTCACTGAAAACGGTGACTTTACAAAGGGAGacagaaaagtagtttttttctCCGTATGTTACTCTTAAGGGTGTAAGGTTGATGATCTCTGGGCCCTCACTGGTGGAGGGGTATGTTCACATGTAGAGATGTttatttcactgcacattgcGAGTAGGGGGGCGCTAGTCATGACCCGCCACGGGTGGAGCGACAGCaggttgatttctttttttcctgttttgtttttctatttgtttcttttttccgatcaaacaaaaaaaaaggcgtaGCGAGGCCTAAAGCCTGAACGCTTCTCACCCGTGTAAATACCCGTCTCATGGTCTTTATTTCTTAAAAACGGAGACTGTGAGCGTCTTTATTAACCCAACACTTATCCTTATAGTTGCCAAATAGTCAACGAGTGCTGTATTTATTCTGATGGTAATAACACATCTGTCGATTGTGCTGTACAACAATATGTCAGATGATTCTATTTTCATTTGTGGAACAATACCTATATGATGAAACCAATGATTGGGCAGGGAATCCAGCGGGTAAGCTGTGCTTTTTGGGTGTTTGTTTATCTATATATTTCTATAGTCCCCTCCATTATAACAGCACACTCTTATTTACCTCACCCAACACTCGCTACTCTGGATGGTTAAACGTTGATCAGAGCTCCGGAGTGGTGTTGGTCAAAGCCCAGAGCACGTGTAAAGAAGCTCCGTTTCGTTTTGTCGAAACTTTGAGTCCGAGTTTAAGAGTCGAGTTGTTTTGCCAGCGTTTCTAAATGAGTGAACACATTACAGACTGTTAAGAGATGCTACATCTCctgtgtttcttcttcttctgtggtgcaCACATTGTGCTCCTTTGTATCGCAATCTTGGAAAGAAAAACTAAGGTGGCAATAATACTCTTGTTATTTAATGCCTGTTTAATTCCAGTAATGTTGTGTGTAAAATCCTCTGATGTGCTGAATAGAAAAATGTCCCAAAAAGTCATTTGTGCTTCCAGTTTAGATACGCTGTCGTCCAGGATCCCAGTGCATGAAAATCCAGTgaatttgtctttgtttttctttttgttttttcttttttttttttttttttttttttttttacaccaagtGTACTTATGTCTGTGAACCATGCATCGCTGAAGGCTGCGTGTGTATTTTGGAGGGCTGGGCTTGATGGTGCTTCGTAAACACGCAGGCCATCTAAGGCGTGACGTGACCCGCATCTGACTCTCACAAACAGCCAGCACCACCCATCCCTGCGCAGACAGTGcaagcaaaaaacaaaacaaaacaaaacaaacaaacaaaaaaacagctggaAATGGCCTCTTTTAATCACTGTGTGGATTGGCTTCTATTTACTACAGATTGATCTTGTTTCTACATACACTGGATCAGTTGGTGCTTTCGTGTTTTCTTGGTAGATGTTTAGTTCGACTTTCCTGACTCCTGTGTAATATAACGGACATTTTGAAGCATTGTGTtccgactgtttttttttttttttgcgttgaCATTCAAAGTTGACTTCACTCTGCTGTTTAGACGTCAATGTAGCTGATGAGTGCTacttttagttatttttattaaaaaaaaactgaataaaaacatTCTGCAtaagacttaatgaaggtacgGGCCATTTTGGCCTCTTAGAAGATAGTACATCATGAACGTACTTTGCAAAGTACGACGTAAAGTATGTagcagcttttttcttttgccttATAAAACTGGCTTTTAATGTAAAAACTCACTCACCACCGACCAGAGAGACACATGGCGGTATTGCATTAGCCTTGTGAGTGTAGGTGCATCTGTTAGCTGCTGCACCTTTCAAATCCTTTGCCCCTTTGAGACAATGACTGTtaaaagttttttaaattctcccTCTATAAGGAAAGGCTTCTCCGTCTTGTAGCCTACTGCAGACTTCAAATCAAGCACCCATTGAAGATGTCAGAGAAAATCAAAAGATGGTATTTCCCCCCCCCTTGCAGTAACTCTGAGAACCTTGAGAGACTCTTATGTAACGTTGGGATTTGACAGGCGCGTCAGAAAATGCGCTCGTCCTTTATTTTGGATCAATAGACGGCCAATCTGGATCAGTCTAGCTTGTGAAAAGGCGCGTGATGAAAGTTTGTGACATTCAAGCCACAGAGGGGAAAATCGGAGCGGAAGTGCTGCCTTCAGGGTGCCTGGACTGTCGCCGCTGGTTTCAAGTAGCTCCAGTATACTCctgggaggagaaaaaaaacaatatctcTTTATGGAAaagtttgttttgctttgtccttttttttatatatataaacgtGTTTTTGTAAACATGTAAGTGTAGTGTCATGTTCTGACTGTATCTTGTAATAATGCGTATGGAATAAATCGAATTTAATGACACGCTGGCTCCTGCTTTGACCTCGCCTGAGTCACCGAGCAACTGCGGCGGTGCTGGCGGAAGGCGCTGAGAGACAAAGAAACGGTGCATAAAACAAAAAGAGGCACAGTCTGGTGGACAAATAAGCGCCTCAtcctcacacaaacacaaaatatgaTGGTAAAGTGGCTGcttatttttctgtctttcctaAACTGTCCTTTAGTTGCTTCAACCCTGCTGCTCATCAGTATTCCAGAGGAGTAGGAGATGTTGCGTAATGATCACATCGACACACAGGGGAGCTGCGTTgcgtaacagcagcagcagcctcaaaGACGAGCGGGATGAGCGTGCGCGTGCGTGTTTgggtgtgtgcgcgtgtggaggatggagacagggagaggaaagAATCAGGCGACTGTAAAGATGAAGAGGGAAGAGATAAGAGGCAAACAAGACGGACGGAGAGAGATAAAGCGCAGTGAGCGGGCAAAGATGTAGAGGAGAGCCCCATCATCCATGTCACACCACTATGTGTTACTATGCTCTGCGCAGCCCAGCCTCACATGAGCGAAGCAACCTTTTAGCTGCCCTGCCTAtatggacagacagacagacaacagAGCCAGCTGATGAAATGGAAAGTAATATCAGCTGGGATGAGTCCAGCTGAGGTGGGTGGTGAGCAATCTGGCTCTTCACCATTTGAGAATTCCATCTTTCGCTTTGAATTATTGATCAAACACCCCTCGAATTTGTTTACTGCGATGAGAGGGCGCATCGCTCCACCGAGGCGGCTTGGTAGAAATAACGAGGACGACGCggtttgctttttgttttccatGCTTATTTTTGccaatctgatttttttttattacaaacttaaaaaaagaatCTGATACAATAAGAAACTGCAGTAGTAACCCCCGCACCCCCCATTCCCAAGGGGCAGCACAGAAAACAGGTCATTGCATTTCAGTAGTGAAAGATTCATTAGACATCTATGGGGTGTTCAGATCAGGTACAAAAtaggaaaaataataaaatacagGCAGGaaacaaacatatatatatatatgtatatatatattttcaagtTTCTTCTGAACTTTTGATTACAACTATTTTACTCTTAAATGTTGAAGTTGACATAGAAAATAACATCTTTTATGACAATGAAATATCCAAAAAGtgcaacataaaacacacatcGATGTAAGCAAAGGACATCAGAATAGAAAACTCTTTTTTGTTCAGCCCTGCTTGTAGCGTTGCCTGCGTCCAGAGTGTGTTGCCTTAAAGTATCATCTCATAGTTCTTTGAacacttatttttttaaagaaagagaaacaccaGTCTTAAACAGGTGAGAGGGAACAGGCGCTTTCTGATCCCTTCATTTCGCACCAAAAGCTGTCATTTTGGACATGcatattttattaataaaaagagaaaagaatcaTGGTTTAAGAATGAGATTTATTTTCCGCAGGCCACCTAAAAGCAGGGCTGAAAATCTGATCAGAAGCATATCCAAAGCACATTAATCCCCCCCTCCCTCCATTCAAACCTTgatacaattaattaatttttctgGGGTGTGGAGAGGTAGAAACCCCTCAAATGCTTCAGGGTAGTTTCACTCATGAAATTAGACTGCCCTGGAGAAGGACAAGTACTGGAAGCAAGGACAAGTCTGGGATATGGCTATAGTATCAGTaccaaaaaatataaataaataaattatcttttctgaacagaaaaacaaacaaaacttagATGGgatgcagttaaaaaaaaaaaaaaaaaaaaaaaaaagaaaaaaagaaggaatgTTTGAAATTTTAAATCTGAACGGAGTTGTCAACCGAAGAAgcgtgtggaaaaaaaacaggattgtGAGTTAAAGAAGGAGGGGGGGCCGCACGAAGTGCAGAGAATtgagaaaacaaagaagaagaaaatagacAGCGCACTCGTATCTAATGTGAGGATTTTTGGTTTAAATACACTGCCTATGGGAGTGGCCCTGGGAGCAGAGAAAGATATATCATGTTGGCCATCTTTTCTCACCTCAACAACAACCCACCCCACCCAACCCACTGTAAACATTCACTTCTCAAACGCCAAACCGAAGAATACATTTACCCGTCTTCTTAGACAAATGCTGTACAAGGTACAATACACATTCAATACTTTATTCTATACATCTttattttgtctcagttttgcATATATTCAGGTTACCTTTTTGAAAAAATAACTTCAGCATGTAAGAAACTAAACAAAGAATCTGAACaataatttgttttttcttttatacacacacacacaccttgctGGAGTCATCTTGCTTGTCTTAACACAAGTGATCATTTGCAAAATGGAAACcaaaccccccccccagaaATACTGgaaataaattacaaaaaaaccgaaaaaaaaaccccaaaaaaaacaaactgtagaAATCTTTCCCTTGTAATCATATCGCTTAATGAGAAGTATTCccatgaaagaga is drawn from Odontesthes bonariensis isolate fOdoBon6 chromosome 21, fOdoBon6.hap1, whole genome shotgun sequence and contains these coding sequences:
- the tefb gene encoding TEF transcription factor, PAR bZIP family member b isoform X1, yielding MPGKAAVALALQPSANVVTVEPQKSFPFVLKKIMDIPPPNILEEGEDEIEKEKLCSTENVEGGGAVAPSGGGDARGGGGASNGGGGVSASLTPAIWDKTIPYDGETFHLEYMDLDEFLLENGIPVSLEEEELLQKTLTSVEGKGKCVAKVIHVATTSPTPAAEDSTSGPPPSPSAVTSDPEETLTVTTLQSAKLEEEEEEEEEEEGGDDDDEEEEEEEEEGQELELLSEEATTEVEVEKKERNTRERNTPSPIDPEAIEVDINFQPDPTDLVLSSVPGGELFNPRKHKFSDEDLKPQPMIKKAKKVFVPNEQKDDKYWSRRKKNNMAAKRSRDARRLKENQITVRASFLERENAALRQQVAELRKDCGRCKNVVARYEAQYGPM
- the tefb gene encoding TEF transcription factor, PAR bZIP family member b isoform X2, which translates into the protein MSTANQIIFGDRSDVPDLLKALADYPFSFPAFDETEIEKEKLCSTENVEGGGAVAPSGGGDARGGGGASNGGGGVSASLTPAIWDKTIPYDGETFHLEYMDLDEFLLENGIPVSLEEEELLQKTLTSVEGKGKCVAKVIHVATTSPTPAAEDSTSGPPPSPSAVTSDPEETLTVTTLQSAKLEEEEEEEEEEEGGDDDDEEEEEEEEEGQELELLSEEATTEVEVEKKERNTRERNTPSPIDPEAIEVDINFQPDPTDLVLSSVPGGELFNPRKHKFSDEDLKPQPMIKKAKKVFVPNEQKDDKYWSRRKKNNMAAKRSRDARRLKENQITVRASFLERENAALRQQVAELRKDCGRCKNVVARYEAQYGPM